The DNA region CTAGGTAGACCAACGTCCTACGCTCCCGCGATGCCCCGGAGCTCCGATCTCCGTTATCGAACGACAAGATATAAAATAACTGTTATTGTGAATCATAATATTCGTCGAGATGAACAACGTAGCGAACGACAATCCCGTACAGGGGTAGGGTTGGGAAGGAAACGCAGCCTGGAAAAATCACGAGCTGGTTTGTTGACTGAAAAATATCGTTTCATGTTCACATCAGACCGATCGCTCAAACCCGAAACTGTTGCGCGCCTTCGAAGAACCAGAAAGCAGTCGCGCTGTATTCACGATtatcatttcttccatctgGATACACCTTCGGCTTCGTTAGGAACGGAGAGGCTCCTTTTCCTGTTTGAAAGAGTTTGTCGCGGTTTGCAGTGATTTACTAACAGTTAGTGATAGCTAATAACAGATTACGACAAGCCCAGTCGAGAGACGCAACCAAGATTCTATCGGCTCGGTTTCCGTACTTTACAAAAGCTTGCACTCGCCATGCTCATTCTCCCGTTGAAGCCAGCCGTCCGTTTTGATCTACAAACCGCACTTTCAAAATGGCTAGACTCGGATCAAGAAGTCTCGTTTCAACCATCCAATCCGTTGCAATTTGTGCTTCCCAAGCCAGATTTGTCCGCCGCCGCCTGTCGCGAAGATCTCTTGCGATTGCAGTCACTACGCAACTGCGTTACTGATGTGCTCTTGAAGCGCGATTCCCACCGAGCGgcactggaagacgatgggTTGGCGGATTGTCACGAGTATCACGCCACTTTGCTTGAGTTCGAAAAACGTGGGTTCCCCACGCTCGACGATGAACACAACGGATTGCGGCTTTTTTGGAAAGGCGCGTGGTCACCCGAGGAGGAACGACACGCAACATTAACGTGGGATCGTGCCGTGATTGAGTTCAATACTGCAGCGTTGCTAACGGGAATGGCCGCCGAATGCTCCGTCACCGATCGAGCTGCTTGCAAAGAAGCTGTGAATTACTGTCAAACGGCGGCGAGTATTCTGGCCGTTCTGAAAGAACTCGTGCAGTCTATGGACTTTGCCACGGTGGATTTAAGTCAACCCATGTTGGCGTTCTGGGAAAAGTATCTCGTCGCCCAAGCACAAATGTTCATTTATCGCATGGCCGCTCAGGCCGGAGACGACACCAAGCATTCGACATTGTCGGTCTTGTCACAATCTGCCTTTGCCCTGTTTAACGAAGCGTTGACGGCTGCACAAGACCCACGTTTGGAATCCGAAGTACCTAAAGAGTCGTCTACATGGGCCACGTACTGCAAAGTGTCTTCTATGTTGAGTGTCGCTAAGGCCGAATACCACCAGGCGGTGGTTCACCGACTAGCGAACGAATGGGGCAAGGAGATTGCCCGGTTGCGCGATTGTCATTTAAAATTTGAAACGCTGTCAAAATTCGTACGGGGCCTGGACGACGATGGTCCAGTTTCTTATATGAGACGCGAGTGCTTGGCCATTTTGCCAGTCGTTCACGATCGGTTGCACGAAGCCGACAAGGACAATTACAATATTTACCAGGAAAAAATTCCTGAAGAAATGCCCGAAATCGCCGCCAAACAATTGGCCAAGAGTAGCGGTGGACTTCCACAATCAATGTTGGTTCCCAAGAAGCAGGTCTTTGTAAATGTATAATCGTCGAAGTTTTGCAATGGCGGCCCCAGCTTCTTCCGCCTTTGACTGTACGACTCACATAGAATTCGCCTAACGTGAGAAATTCTAAGGATCCAATGTATACGTGTACAAATGCTTTTCGGATTTATCTCCGCTTATATAACGATCAGGTTAACAACAACGTATTCTTTTCAATATTCCAGTCAGCAGGGATCAGCATTCGTACCAACAAGAAGGCTCAAGGTTGCGCTATCCCTTTAGCGCGGGAAAGCCTTTTGATTGATATGGTAATTGGAGCGCTGCGTACGATGCGCCTGCGCAGTTTCTGCCTCAGTCTCTTCTGTGACAATCTTGGTCATGGTACGGATGGTACCGGCGTCGACCTGTTCAAACTTCTGCAGGTTGGCAGCCATTTGGTGGTCGGCAATCTCTTGAGGACTGGCGCCCTGCGGAGGAGGAGAAAATTTGTCGTTGCCGCCCGGGAACGCGTACTTATTGTCCGATCTGTGGTAGGCCATCTCCGATGTGTACTCGGCGGGGACCGAAAACATACCGTGGTCCTTGCTGCGGACGGCAGCCAGTTTGGTGAAGGTTCCCGAACGGGCCGTGCGGTTTTGTTGCGCGTGCACGTGTTCGGCGTGCTTTTTCTTGTGTTCACTATACGCAGCAGcgttttcttgctgctgaaTGGCAACGGCGAGGCGGtggtccttttcctcttggGAGAGACTCGGATCATCGAGGCCGGCCGCGGGTATACTGCGGCCTGGTACAACCGATCCGGCTCCCATCATGACATAATCGCCATCCGcaattttgctttcttcgCTCATGATTGCAAAGCTTTGTTTCTGTCGTCGGGAGAttcggaaaaagaaaaagtgaGAATGCAATGCCGGGAGGAATCCCAATTCGGCGCGATGGAAGACCAAAAAGCGCAACACTGACAAAAAGCAGCAGCCAAGCACAACGGAAGCGCGCCTACGGGGCCTGGGATGCCCAAATCTATGCTAAATGTAAATATGCACGTTGCCCCATCAATAAAGAAGTATCGTCGTCCACGGCAGAACGCGGCAATTAGAGAGAAAACGGCAGCGCCCAGACAAACGCGTTCTACATCGGTATGTTGCAAGATCCATTCGAAGAAGTATCTACTCGACTCTCACTGTTTGTGTCAGTAGTCAAATTGGgagttttgcaaatgctgTATCACTCGAACTTCATAGCGGATGAAGCTCGATGCACACAAGCGAGAACAATGCGCACTCGAACCGCGAACATGCAGAGACCAGCGAACGACAAAGGGTCCGAAAACCATGCGGTAGAAGTGGAGTCCCAGCTAATAATTCGGGTCAACGCCCAGTTGGACTCTACCGTTGCCTTTGTCTCGAGCTTCGCCGCGAGAACACTCTTCCGCTTGGACTGGTAGAACGGATTGCATCAGTGCACTTTTCGCCCGACGCTGCCTACACCTTTCAATGTGTCATCCCCCGCATACGGGTAGACTGTCTCGGTGGGAACGAACACTCACCTTGTATTTGCCAGCAGACCTAGACTAGCACAATGGGATCGTGTCCTTGGAGCTAGAGAGTGGAATTGTCGAGACAATCAGAAACGGAGAGGCCCTCCCCTACAGACTTGCACGTTTTAGCGAGCCCGTTGTCCAACCGTTGTGGGGGACCCATAGTCGGATTTTGCTTATGGCTGCAcacgtcacagtcaacgaaaaCGATTTTGGTTTTAGGATCGCAATAGTGGTACCTCGAACTGGATATTTGCCACGGCAAATAGAGTGTAAAAGTTCATCCGCCGTTTGGCGAAGTTCCGATTATATATGCGAAATTGTCCTTTCACGACTACATCTTATCGCGGATAGTCAACCCATAAGTCCAAAGAAAGCTTGGAATCAAAGAAAGCTTGGAATCAAAATTTGTCTTGTATTCGGGAGGTCTGACTATGAGAGTGAACTACCGTTACCGGTCTCactctaacagtaaattcaAACCAGAAGGTTGTCCACCGATGCAGTACTTGATGGCGTCTGAATTGGTGTTTCTCCATTGGATTCAGATTTCAATTTACGGCGTGATCGAAATGTGGACTAGACTCCTCCAGCCCGTTCTTGACAAGTGCGCCTGTGGGACTGTGTACGACGCAACAAAgccgtttctttttggcatAATCTCTACCAAACGCAAACGAATTACTGATTACGCAACCGGGATGAGTGAGTGCTACGCAATACTGGGTACGCAAGCAATAACAACGCGCTTGCAGGATCCGCCTGTTGTCTCGCATGTACAAGGTGCTTTGTCGAATATGCCGAACGAATCCTCCACGTAAAAcacgctcactgtcagcaacAATCTAAGCGTCGATTCATTTGCATTCGTAAAACACACACTCAGCGACAACTTACAGGAACATATACACCATCCAACATGCCGAACAAAGCGTGAACATCCACATCAAAAAAAAGTTGTATGGCAGCAAAAGGAGGTAGCGCTCTCAACCGTGGGTCGAACTGTGACCAAGACTGCAAGACGATACCGGTCCGCGGATACATGTCCAATTCCTTTTTACTACCTTACCTTAGCGCTGTAGCATGCAAAACGCGACGGAACGTACGAACGATTCCTGGCCACTAAAGTCGATCGCGATGATATGAATGTATATACATACGTATGAACACACTCTAAAGTGTCAGAACAAAGTGTAATCAAAACGATTGCTCCAGTTTTCAAATAGGTTTCTCAAATTTTAGAATGTGCTTGCAGAAAGAGTGCGACCGACGACTACGGCACCGCGCGCCCGTGGTTGCTTTTTTGCTTCGGCGTGTGCTACATAGCATACTTCGAAGTCCACTCCCGCGCCGTACTATCGTGTCGAGCCCTGTCCGTTTTGAGCAGCTGCGCTATGTCCGGCACCAGTGGATCATCCGGATTGGCGTCCGTCAAGAGGGAACAGATGGAAAGCAAAACTTTGGACACGGTTAATGCCGGGCTCCACTGGTCCTTGAGGATATCGAGACATATACCGCCGTTGGAGTTGATGTTGCAGTGGTAAATACGTGTGGTGAAGTGGACCTTGGGGGGCTTGAACGGATAATCGGCGGGGAAGTGAATGTCGAGAAAGAAGACTCCGCCAGAATACGGAGAGTCTTCCGGGCCCATAATGGTCGCCTGCCAATGGAACATATCGTCACCAACGGGACCAGCCGAGCAATTTGACGGAGGGTCTTTGCCGAGATCGACAAGTTCCTAAAGAAATGAATCGTACAAAATGTGAAAAAGAGTTCGTGCGCAATCGACAGCACCGGCTGGTCACGCCAAGGGCATCGGCCATTGTCGTTCGGTCATCAACATAACCAACTAATCAACGGTGTGCCAAAGCTGATGCTCCACACTCCGAACATCCTCCCGTTTCGAAGCGATGCCCATCATTCCCATGGGTAGCGTAGGCTTGGAGTCCGATCGTGGCGGAACCTCGTCGACTTTGGTTTCCTTTCTGGTTCCGTCACGGTTTTGTTTTCAGGCACACACTTTTGCTTGCGTACGTACCTTGTTAATTCGCTTCAAAGACATGATGTGTTTTACGCTTTTGGGTAAGTGTGTGTCGAAATGAGACGAAAGCTGTGGAAGAAGCGcaagcaaagcaaggaaagtgactgtgagtagtgGCCATGCTGCCGAGTGTGGATTGTCGTGGTGTTCCGCAGTTGGATCGTAAAACCCCTTCCCGTTGAACCCCGAATCGTCACTCTCATTTCTAAATTCCTGATTCCCGTGTAATTTTCACAGTCCGACGGAATCTTGATTTGTATATAATTTCGCTCGCCCAAAGTACCGGAATGACCCGAGCCAGCGCACGACGGGAACCACGGTTTGGTTGTTGTTTGTCACGAGGCTGTACGCGCTCGGGCGTTTCCTCCAACACATTACACAGACACACACGAGGAGATAGAAACACAATCATGCCGGACTTTATCTATTACGGTAAGAACTTTGCGAACGGATGTGATGACCGAACGAATTACGTTGCACTCACCGAAACAGGAATGCGATATCGGATTATGTCGAACGAGAGGGGTCTCTGCTTCGTGGTCGAGCCGTGCGGGTGGCGGAGGCGTGTGAGACCACGAGGGGGATTTCACCCTTCactctctagctagtaggtaGTTTCGGTACCGAAATCGGAAAGGGCCTGGCCTGGCAAGCCCGGGCTGTTTCTCGTTTTGGCTCCCCCCGCCCTGTTCATTAGGCGTACGACCGAACGACGGACGGCACCAACCAAAGCTATGTACGATTGCGCGAGGTCTACCGGATAAGCGAGCTCCCACTTGAGCGCCCGCCTTTCCGTTCGTGTGGTTGAATTTAACTGTAACGGTAACGGTAAATACTATTATTT from Phaeodactylum tricornutum CCAP 1055/1 chromosome 18, whole genome shotgun sequence includes:
- a CDS encoding predicted protein; the encoded protein is MLILPLKPAVRFDLQTALSKWLDSDQEVSFQPSNPLQFVLPKPDLSAAACREDLLRLQSLRNCVTDVLLKRDSHRAALEDDGLADCHEYHATLLEFEKRGFPTLDDEHNGLRLFWKGAWSPEEERHATLTWDRAVIEFNTAALLTGMAAECSVTDRAACKEAVNYCQTAASILAVLKELVQSMDFATVDLSQPMLAFWEKYLVAQAQMFIYRMAAQAGDDTKHSTLSVLSQSAFALFNEALTAAQDPRLESEVPKESSTWATYCKVSSMLSVAKAEYHQAVVHRLANEWGKEIARLRDCHLKFETLSKFVRGLDDDGPVSYMRRECLAILPVVHDRLHEADKDNYNIYQEKIPEEMPEIAAKQLAKSSGGLPQSMLVPKKQVFVNV
- a CDS encoding predicted protein yields the protein MSEESKIADGDYVMMGAGSVVPGRSIPAAGLDDPSLSQEEKDHRLAVAIQQQENAAAYSEHKKKHAEHVHAQQNRTARSGTFTKLAAVRSKDHGMFSVPAEYTSEMAYHRSDNKYAFPGGNDKFSPPPQGASPQEIADHQMAANLQKFEQVDAGTIRTMTKIVTEETEAETAQAHRTQRSNYHINQKAFPR
- the UBC2 gene encoding ubiquitin conjugating enzyme E2 (ligase activity, homolog to Phytophthora UBC), with the translated sequence MSLKRINKELVDLGKDPPSNCSAGPVGDDMFHWQATIMGPEDSPYSGGVFFLDIHFPADYPFKPPKVHFTTRIYHCNINSNGGICLDILKDQWSPALTVSKVLLSICSLLTDANPDDPLVPDIAQLLKTDRARHDSTAREWTSKYAM